The following proteins are encoded in a genomic region of Bernardetia sp. MNP-M8:
- a CDS encoding 2-dehydropantoate 2-reductase, with product MNIVIIGLGGVGGYFGFKINQINEIDKKHQIAFVARAKTYQTIKEKGLKLISPEHINSVTTPDAIYQDITEIQNPNLILICVKEYDLENVCTQLSGVITKDTIILPMMNGVDIYDRIRKILPNTVILPSCVYVASHIKEKGSIEHKGIAGKLIFGRDPEHFSEDINWVETIIKNSGIKYEFKDNSLVDIWTKFIFIASFGLVTAKYNSSIGAVCTNEIQRKEATEIMEEIRWIANQKGIPLPNDIVDITFEKASSFPPTTPTSLQLDINSGKENSELELFAGAILKYGADFNKKCHFTQKIYNEIKSKQTLNY from the coding sequence GAATATTGTAATAATTGGTCTTGGTGGTGTTGGTGGTTATTTTGGGTTCAAAATTAACCAAATCAACGAAATTGATAAAAAACACCAAATAGCATTTGTGGCAAGAGCCAAAACATATCAAACTATCAAAGAGAAAGGACTTAAACTAATTTCTCCTGAACATATAAATAGTGTAACCACTCCTGATGCCATTTACCAAGATATAACAGAAATACAGAATCCAAACTTAATTTTAATTTGTGTCAAGGAATACGATTTAGAAAATGTTTGTACTCAGCTTAGTGGTGTCATCACAAAAGACACTATTATATTACCCATGATGAATGGAGTAGATATTTATGATAGAATAAGGAAAATTCTACCAAATACTGTTATTCTACCTTCTTGTGTTTATGTTGCTTCACATATCAAAGAGAAAGGTAGTATAGAACATAAAGGAATAGCTGGTAAGTTAATTTTTGGTAGAGATCCTGAGCATTTTTCTGAAGATATTAATTGGGTAGAAACAATAATCAAAAATAGTGGAATAAAATACGAATTTAAAGATAATTCCTTAGTAGATATTTGGACTAAGTTTATTTTTATTGCAAGTTTTGGTTTGGTAACTGCTAAATACAATTCATCTATTGGAGCTGTTTGTACTAATGAAATCCAAAGAAAAGAAGCTACTGAAATAATGGAAGAAATTAGGTGGATTGCAAATCAAAAAGGAATTCCTTTGCCAAATGATATTGTTGATATAACTTTTGAAAAAGCATCTTCATTTCCACCAACAACACCAACATCTTTACAGTTAGATATAAATTCTGGAAAAGAAAATAGTGAATTAGAGTTATTTGCTGGTGCGATTTTAAAGTATGGTGCTGATTTTAATAAAAAATGTCACTTTACTCAAAAAATATATAATGAAATAAAAAGTAAACAGACTCTCAATTATTAA
- a CDS encoding metallophosphoesterase — MKPQVFPKSLTQEITKNTGRRFAISDIHGCGKTFIYLVEDILNLKKDDQLFILGDLIDRGKNSILLINYIIEKQKEGYAIFVLIGNHEQMLLEFYQKNNNELSKKILAHNYLEDLVNKEREIKPKYAEFFNKMLFYIELENCLLVHAGFDVNYEPINGENLFTNAHAMLWVRKFKGNLYKTKQKPVVHGHVVHNLEEIKENLKLAKENKTAIVPIDNGCVYVSLGKYQKYKGAVGNLCAVELNTWELFYTPFRDRD, encoded by the coding sequence ATGAAGCCCCAAGTATTCCCAAAATCATTAACTCAAGAAATCACAAAAAATACAGGAAGACGTTTTGCCATAAGTGACATTCATGGTTGTGGCAAAACATTTATTTATTTGGTGGAAGATATTCTAAACCTTAAAAAAGACGACCAACTTTTTATTTTAGGAGATTTGATTGATAGAGGAAAAAATTCTATTCTTTTAATAAATTATATTATTGAAAAGCAAAAAGAAGGGTATGCAATTTTTGTTTTGATAGGCAATCACGAACAAATGCTTTTAGAGTTTTATCAGAAAAATAATAATGAACTCTCAAAGAAAATACTAGCTCATAATTATTTAGAAGACTTAGTCAATAAGGAAAGAGAAATCAAACCAAAATACGCTGAGTTTTTTAATAAAATGCTTTTCTATATAGAATTAGAAAATTGTCTTTTAGTGCATGCAGGTTTTGATGTAAATTATGAACCTATCAATGGAGAAAATCTTTTTACAAATGCACATGCTATGCTTTGGGTAAGAAAATTTAAAGGAAATCTATACAAAACCAAGCAGAAACCTGTTGTTCATGGTCATGTTGTTCATAACTTGGAGGAGATAAAAGAAAATCTAAAACTAGCAAAGGAAAATAAAACAGCTATTGTTCCAATTGATAACGGTTGTGTCTATGTAAGTCTAGGAAAATATCAAAAATATAAGGGAGCAGTAGGAAACCTTTGTGCAGTAGAATTAAATACATGGGAGCTTTTTTATACGCCTTTTCGTGATAGAGATTAG
- the sppA gene encoding signal peptide peptidase SppA → MSEPTDPLNPENSNLSNQGNPSENINSEKKQSQNQASQRRQAAARQRNANRPSIGQQILGFIKVAFACAFGIGIFFLVMGFLFLIAGLTSNNEVKIDNNSVLKISLNQTIAEYSKDDPFADLMAELQGSSTPLSLVSIKAALKKAKTDDNIKGVYLEVTDVPVGFAMLEEIHAALEDFKTSNKFIYAYSKYYGEKGYYLASTADQVYLYPQGALEMNGFFSQIPFFKKMLEKLDIEPRIYKVGTFKSAVEPFILEEMSEANREQTSVYLNSLYDTYLNNVATTNTKSGRKMSAEELREISNKMLIREAGDAVNYKLVNDTLYYDQVEDKIKTALGIEENEDDDKEKISFVSLPKYIKTINKENKGDTDKRIAIIVGEGNIVDGNGGQGQIGGDAIAAAIRKARKDKRVKAVVLRINSGGGSALASDIMWREVMLTKKEKPIIASMSDVAASGGYYMAMACDTIVAHPNTITGSIGIFGMLFGIDQFAENKIGITFDGVKTAEFADLGYPTRQPSSAEDSIIQNSVNRGYIDFTTKAAQGRKMPVEKLREYAEGRVWTGIDAKQRGLVDVLGDLDDAIKIAATSAGLGEDYQVRYYPEEKTFLEQILNQGQEAKQRAIKEEMGEFYKFYHYYNELKLMQGMQARLILDVQNIE, encoded by the coding sequence ATGAGTGAGCCAACCGACCCACTAAATCCAGAGAATTCTAATTTGTCTAATCAAGGCAATCCATCAGAAAATATAAATTCTGAGAAAAAACAAAGTCAAAATCAAGCTAGTCAGAGAAGACAAGCAGCAGCCCGTCAGAGAAATGCCAACCGTCCATCTATTGGTCAGCAAATATTAGGATTTATAAAAGTTGCTTTTGCTTGTGCGTTTGGCATCGGAATTTTCTTTTTAGTAATGGGATTTTTATTCTTAATTGCTGGTTTAACAAGTAATAATGAAGTCAAAATTGATAACAACAGTGTTTTAAAAATCTCTTTGAACCAAACAATTGCAGAATATAGTAAAGATGATCCTTTTGCTGATTTGATGGCAGAATTACAAGGAAGTTCTACACCACTAAGTTTAGTAAGTATAAAAGCAGCTCTCAAAAAAGCTAAAACAGATGATAATATCAAAGGTGTTTATTTAGAAGTAACAGATGTTCCTGTTGGTTTTGCTATGTTGGAAGAGATTCATGCAGCTTTAGAAGATTTCAAGACTTCTAATAAATTTATTTATGCCTATAGTAAATATTATGGTGAAAAGGGATATTATTTAGCTTCTACAGCTGATCAAGTTTATCTTTATCCTCAAGGAGCTTTAGAAATGAATGGATTTTTCTCTCAAATTCCTTTCTTCAAAAAAATGCTTGAAAAACTAGATATCGAACCAAGAATCTATAAAGTAGGAACATTCAAATCTGCTGTTGAGCCATTTATTTTAGAAGAAATGAGTGAAGCAAATCGTGAACAAACAAGTGTATATCTAAATTCTTTGTATGATACTTATTTGAATAATGTAGCTACTACAAACACAAAAAGTGGTCGTAAAATGTCAGCAGAAGAACTAAGAGAAATTAGTAATAAAATGCTTATCAGAGAAGCTGGAGATGCAGTTAATTACAAACTTGTTAATGATACACTTTATTACGACCAAGTAGAAGACAAAATCAAAACTGCTTTAGGAATAGAAGAAAATGAAGATGATGATAAAGAGAAAATTTCTTTTGTTTCTCTACCTAAATACATCAAAACAATAAATAAAGAAAATAAAGGCGACACAGACAAACGTATTGCTATTATTGTAGGAGAAGGAAATATTGTTGATGGAAATGGAGGACAAGGACAAATTGGAGGAGATGCCATTGCAGCAGCTATTCGCAAAGCTCGTAAGGATAAACGAGTGAAAGCTGTAGTTTTACGTATCAATTCGGGTGGTGGAAGTGCATTAGCTTCTGATATTATGTGGCGTGAAGTAATGCTTACTAAGAAAGAAAAACCTATTATTGCTTCTATGTCTGATGTAGCTGCTTCAGGTGGATATTATATGGCAATGGCTTGTGATACCATTGTGGCACATCCGAATACAATTACAGGTTCAATAGGAATTTTTGGAATGCTTTTCGGAATAGACCAGTTTGCCGAAAACAAAATCGGAATTACATTTGATGGTGTAAAGACAGCAGAGTTTGCAGATTTGGGTTATCCTACTCGTCAGCCTTCATCAGCAGAAGATTCTATTATCCAAAATTCTGTAAATCGTGGTTATATTGATTTCACAACAAAGGCTGCACAAGGACGTAAGATGCCAGTAGAAAAATTAAGAGAATATGCAGAAGGACGTGTTTGGACTGGAATTGATGCCAAACAGCGTGGCTTAGTTGATGTTTTAGGAGATTTGGATGATGCTATCAAAATTGCTGCAACTAGTGCAGGTTTGGGTGAAGATTATCAAGTTCGTTATTACCCTGAAGAAAAAACATTTTTAGAGCAAATTCTAAATCAAGGTCAAGAGGCTAAACAAAGAGCTATAAAAGAAGAAATGGGTGAGTTTTATAAATTCTATCATTATTATAATGAATTAAAATTAATGCAGGGAATGCAAGCTCGTTTGATTTTAGATGTTCAAAATATTGAATAA
- the mdh gene encoding malate dehydrogenase — MTKVTVVGAGNVGATCADVLATREICQEVVLVDIKEGFAEGKALDIWQKAPINVYDTRTVGVTGDYARTANSDVVVITSGLPRKPGMTRDDLIATNAKIVNEVTSKVIEHSPNAIIIIVSNPLDVMTYAAHLASKKDRRQVMGMAGILDTARYRAFLAEALDISPKEIQAILMGGHGDTMVPLPRYTTVAGIPVTELIDADKLDAIVERTKKGGGELVKLMGTSAWYAPGAAAAQMVEAIVKNQRRVFPVCVKLEGEYGINDCYLGVPVILGKNGIEKIIELDLNDDEKALLETSRQHVKEVMDTFDNMNATV, encoded by the coding sequence ATGACAAAAGTAACCGTAGTAGGCGCAGGAAACGTAGGCGCAACTTGTGCAGATGTATTAGCAACTCGTGAAATATGTCAAGAAGTAGTTTTAGTAGATATCAAAGAAGGTTTTGCTGAAGGCAAAGCATTAGATATTTGGCAAAAAGCTCCAATTAATGTTTATGACACTCGTACAGTAGGTGTTACAGGCGATTATGCTCGTACAGCAAATTCTGATGTTGTTGTTATTACTTCTGGTTTACCTCGTAAACCAGGTATGACTCGTGATGACTTAATTGCTACAAATGCAAAAATTGTAAACGAAGTTACTTCAAAAGTAATTGAGCATTCTCCAAATGCAATCATTATTATCGTTTCAAATCCTTTGGACGTAATGACGTATGCTGCTCACTTAGCTTCTAAAAAAGACCGTCGTCAAGTAATGGGAATGGCTGGTATCTTGGATACAGCTCGTTACCGTGCATTTTTGGCTGAAGCTTTAGATATTTCTCCAAAAGAAATTCAAGCTATTTTGATGGGTGGACACGGTGATACAATGGTTCCACTTCCTCGTTATACAACTGTTGCTGGTATTCCTGTAACTGAGCTTATTGATGCAGATAAATTAGACGCAATCGTAGAACGTACTAAAAAAGGTGGTGGAGAACTCGTTAAATTAATGGGAACTTCTGCTTGGTATGCTCCAGGTGCTGCTGCTGCTCAAATGGTAGAAGCTATTGTTAAAAATCAGCGCAGAGTATTCCCTGTTTGTGTGAAATTAGAAGGAGAATATGGTATCAATGATTGTTACTTAGGAGTTCCTGTAATTTTGGGTAAAAATGGTATCGAAAAAATCATTGAACTTGACCTTAACGATGACGAAAAAGCACTTTTAGAAACTTCTCGTCAGCACGTTAAAGAAGTAATGGATACTTTTGACAACATGAATGCAACTGTATAA
- the galE gene encoding UDP-glucose 4-epimerase GalE — translation MQKKIIITGGCGYIGSHTVVECLENYTKENGYEQDYQVISIDSHLNSSSSVIKNIESLTGRKIKNYDVDLCDYEKTKEIFEKEVGINSESNSQIIGIIHFAALKSVPDSVADPVFYYQNNLNSLLNILKLSKEYKVENFIFSSSCSVYGNTTELPVSENTAFGSAESPYAYTKQVGERMIIDFAKTSKSQKFVLLRYFNPVGAHVSAQIGEDPKNPPTSLVPIITLTAAGKRDKMLVHGSDYGTRDGSCIRDYIHVSDIAEAHRLAIDFLVKNNLDNKKINQVEIFNLGTGNGVTVLEAIKAFEKVSNKKLNYELGGRREGDVVEIYADNAKAKTLLGWIPKYGIEEMMLSAWKWQEKIL, via the coding sequence ATGCAAAAGAAAATAATTATTACAGGAGGTTGTGGCTACATTGGCTCGCACACCGTTGTCGAATGCTTAGAAAATTACACAAAAGAAAATGGCTATGAGCAAGATTATCAAGTTATTTCTATTGATAGTCACTTGAATTCTTCTTCTTCTGTCATTAAAAATATTGAAAGTCTAACAGGTAGAAAAATAAAAAACTATGATGTAGATTTGTGTGATTACGAAAAGACAAAAGAAATTTTTGAAAAGGAAGTAGGTATTAATTCTGAGTCAAATTCTCAAATCATTGGAATTATTCATTTTGCAGCTCTAAAGTCTGTTCCTGATTCGGTGGCTGATCCTGTTTTTTATTATCAAAACAATCTAAACTCTTTACTCAATATTTTGAAGTTAAGTAAAGAGTATAAAGTAGAGAATTTTATTTTCTCTTCTTCGTGTTCGGTGTATGGAAATACAACTGAATTACCTGTTTCTGAAAATACAGCTTTTGGAAGTGCAGAATCCCCTTATGCTTACACCAAACAGGTAGGCGAAAGAATGATAATTGATTTTGCCAAAACATCTAAAAGTCAAAAATTTGTTTTGCTTCGTTATTTCAATCCAGTTGGAGCACATGTTTCGGCACAAATTGGAGAAGACCCAAAAAACCCACCAACTTCGCTTGTTCCAATTATTACACTAACGGCAGCAGGAAAAAGAGATAAAATGTTAGTTCATGGAAGTGATTACGGAACTAGAGATGGTTCTTGTATTAGAGATTATATCCACGTTTCAGATATTGCAGAAGCTCACCGTTTGGCGATTGATTTTTTAGTTAAGAATAATTTAGATAATAAAAAAATAAATCAAGTAGAGATATTCAATCTAGGAACAGGAAATGGAGTAACCGTTTTAGAAGCCATAAAAGCCTTTGAAAAAGTAAGTAACAAAAAACTCAATTATGAATTAGGAGGACGAAGAGAAGGCGACGTAGTAGAGATTTATGCAGATAATGCAAAAGCAAAAACTCTTTTAGGCTGGATTCCTAAATATGGAATTGAAGAAATGATGCTTTCAGCTTGGAAATGGCAAGAGAAGATTTTGTAA
- the bshC gene encoding bacillithiol biosynthesis cysteine-adding enzyme BshC: MRSNYSTYQLDFSKTNQFSGLFLDYISQKEELKEFYGNLPQLEYFEKQIDLKIQNNSFTIEKRNILVNALHNQYANTENPPTETINLLQRETTFTVTTGHQLNIYTGTLYFHYKIQTVINACKILKEKYPQYDFVPIYWMATEDHDLEEIASFNMFGKKYTWQTEQQGAVGRMNTKGLNDLGFKEEKAKELGKFYKTAESKNENLAHATRNIVHSFYKKDDLVILDGDDAALKRLFIPIIKNELATQKSHLKIEESSKKLDKLGYKTQVTPREINLFYLEDNLRERIVKNENSQNNEISFEILNTDISFSETQMMDLVESNPEKFSPNVALRPVYQEIILPNLSYTGGPGELAYWLQLKSMFEYFEVDFPILLPRNFVLFIPKVIHQKMTKTNLSLEDIFNPFDNLRIDYATKNAQNDVLLEDERKSLEQIFDKIESKSIKSINTTDNSLQKSIAGEKHKALKRMEHISKKLRKAEERKLSDSINQIKSVKENLFPKGSLQERHDNFLSFIINDPAFLDKVQAVLNPFDLRFLVLVENDI; encoded by the coding sequence ATGCGCTCCAATTATTCTACCTACCAATTAGATTTTTCTAAAACCAATCAGTTTTCTGGACTATTTTTAGACTACATTTCTCAGAAAGAAGAGCTAAAAGAGTTTTATGGAAATTTACCTCAACTAGAATACTTTGAAAAACAGATTGATTTAAAGATACAGAATAATTCATTTACTATTGAAAAACGAAATATTTTAGTAAATGCTTTGCATAATCAGTATGCTAATACAGAAAATCCACCAACAGAAACTATAAATTTACTCCAAAGAGAAACAACTTTTACAGTTACTACAGGTCACCAACTCAATATTTATACAGGCACACTTTATTTTCATTACAAAATTCAGACAGTGATTAATGCCTGTAAAATTTTGAAGGAAAAATATCCACAATATGATTTTGTACCCATTTATTGGATGGCGACTGAAGACCACGACTTAGAAGAAATTGCTTCTTTCAATATGTTTGGAAAAAAATATACGTGGCAAACTGAACAACAAGGCGCAGTTGGAAGAATGAACACAAAAGGTTTAAATGATTTGGGTTTTAAGGAAGAAAAAGCAAAAGAGCTAGGAAAATTTTATAAAACAGCAGAAAGTAAAAACGAAAATCTAGCACACGCCACACGAAATATTGTGCATTCGTTTTATAAAAAAGATGATTTAGTGATTTTAGATGGCGATGATGCAGCTTTGAAAAGACTATTTATTCCGATTATTAAAAATGAATTAGCAACTCAAAAAAGTCATTTAAAAATTGAGGAAAGTAGCAAAAAATTAGATAAACTAGGTTATAAAACACAAGTTACACCACGAGAAATCAATCTTTTTTATTTAGAAGATAATTTGAGAGAACGAATAGTAAAAAATGAAAACTCTCAGAATAATGAAATTTCTTTTGAAATTCTCAATACAGATATTAGTTTTTCAGAAACTCAAATGATGGATTTGGTAGAATCAAATCCTGAAAAATTTAGTCCTAATGTTGCACTTCGTCCTGTTTATCAAGAAATTATTTTACCAAATCTTTCCTACACAGGAGGACCTGGTGAGCTGGCATATTGGTTGCAACTCAAATCTATGTTTGAGTATTTTGAGGTAGATTTTCCAATTCTTTTACCTCGTAATTTTGTCTTATTTATTCCCAAAGTCATTCATCAGAAAATGACTAAAACAAATCTTTCTTTGGAAGATATTTTTAATCCTTTTGATAATCTAAGAATTGATTATGCTACTAAAAATGCTCAGAACGATGTTTTATTAGAAGACGAAAGAAAGAGTTTAGAACAAATTTTTGATAAAATAGAATCTAAATCTATAAAGTCTATAAATACGACAGATAATTCTCTTCAAAAATCTATTGCAGGTGAAAAACATAAAGCCTTAAAGCGAATGGAACACATATCTAAAAAGCTGCGAAAAGCAGAAGAAAGAAAATTATCAGATTCTATCAATCAAATAAAATCAGTAAAAGAAAATTTGTTTCCAAAAGGTAGCTTGCAAGAGCGTCATGATAACTTTTTGAGTTTTATAATAAATGACCCAGCATTTTTAGATAAAGTACAAGCAGTTTTGAATCCTTTTGATTTACGTTTTTTGGTGCTTGTAGAAAATGATATTTGA
- a CDS encoding TonB-dependent receptor gives MKFLNLQIAIKSLIAIFFTAFIFQNTVLGQTTINQNDTDSLDKTLESVIISSNYLKSSEVIIPTTQLKKENFDRHSPKDLVNIMNQTAGVFIQQGAINTNRITIRGVGSRTLYGTNKIRAYFNGIPITNGVSETVINIFNPEDLESVEIVKGAKATQYGTNLGGTILLNSKTPKQGSSSIVNSLTLGSFGLMKNNIGGNYGGEKFSLHFDYDRFEQKGYRENSNFDRKNYFLLPTFYLSKKTEISLLFNYVDYFGQIPSSISKTDFEENPEKAAFTWKEAKGYEDQKQLFSAITLTHRFNSNFSNTTSVFYSKNENYEPRPFNILTENTDGLGTRTLFAVSLPSFFDAEISTGTEIYYDNYDWKTYENLYQQNNGNGSLEGNNLSKNIEKRWNYSVFATTTLQLSEKLSSQFGLNLNHTYYDYQNELDNSDINRKFEPILAPNISFTYSFSPQKSIYTNVSRGFNYPSLEETLTPNGLVNPKITAEKGWNYEIGTDLFFLKNNNLHFNLSAYLLQINGLLVAKRINEDQYIGRNAGKTSHKGLELSSDYTLKLNQNWLFQTFANGTLNFHEFVDFVDEEKDFSGNQLTGVPEKQLYAGFSLKQNKSFAFHFIYQHVGKMPMNDANLLYSEAYNLLNLKVDYQISLLNTIFIKASVGVDNLLNKKYASSILINATGFGNNEPRFYYSGLPRNYFGNLRFEYRF, from the coding sequence ATGAAATTTTTAAATTTACAGATAGCAATTAAATCTCTAATTGCTATCTTTTTTACTGCATTCATTTTCCAAAACACTGTTTTGGGTCAAACAACAATAAATCAAAATGATACCGATTCTTTAGATAAAACTTTAGAAAGTGTCATTATTTCTTCTAATTATCTCAAAAGTAGCGAGGTAATTATTCCTACAACTCAACTAAAAAAAGAAAATTTTGATAGACATTCTCCTAAAGATTTGGTAAACATAATGAATCAGACGGCAGGAGTTTTTATTCAGCAAGGAGCAATAAATACTAACCGAATTACGATTCGTGGAGTAGGTTCAAGAACTCTTTATGGAACAAATAAAATTCGTGCTTACTTTAATGGAATTCCAATTACAAATGGGGTGAGTGAAACAGTGATTAATATCTTTAATCCTGAAGACTTAGAAAGTGTAGAGATTGTAAAAGGTGCAAAAGCGACACAATACGGAACAAATTTGGGTGGAACAATTTTACTAAATTCTAAAACTCCAAAACAAGGAAGTTCTTCCATTGTAAATAGCTTGACTTTAGGTTCTTTTGGACTAATGAAAAATAATATAGGAGGAAATTATGGAGGTGAAAAGTTTAGTTTACATTTCGATTATGACCGTTTTGAACAAAAAGGATATAGAGAAAATAGTAATTTTGATAGGAAAAATTATTTCTTGTTACCTACTTTTTATCTTTCCAAAAAGACAGAAATTAGTCTCCTATTTAATTATGTAGATTATTTTGGACAGATTCCAAGCTCTATTTCCAAAACAGATTTTGAAGAAAATCCTGAAAAAGCTGCTTTTACATGGAAAGAAGCAAAAGGTTACGAAGATCAAAAACAGTTGTTTTCTGCCATCACTTTGACACATCGTTTCAATTCTAATTTTAGTAATACAACAAGCGTTTTTTATAGTAAGAATGAAAATTATGAGCCTCGCCCATTTAATATTCTAACAGAAAATACAGATGGTTTAGGCACAAGAACACTTTTTGCAGTTTCTCTTCCTTCTTTTTTTGATGCAGAAATAAGCACAGGAACAGAAATTTATTATGATAATTATGACTGGAAAACATACGAAAATTTATATCAACAGAATAATGGAAATGGAAGTTTAGAAGGAAACAATTTGAGTAAAAACATAGAAAAAAGATGGAATTATTCTGTTTTTGCGACAACAACTTTACAGCTTTCTGAAAAATTATCTTCACAGTTTGGACTCAATCTTAATCATACTTATTACGATTATCAAAATGAGTTGGATAATTCGGATATAAATAGAAAATTTGAACCTATCCTTGCTCCAAATATTAGTTTTACCTATTCTTTTTCACCTCAAAAAAGTATTTATACCAATGTGAGTAGAGGTTTTAATTATCCTAGTTTAGAGGAAACACTCACACCAAACGGACTTGTAAACCCAAAAATTACAGCAGAAAAAGGGTGGAACTATGAAATAGGAACAGATTTGTTTTTTCTAAAAAACAATAATCTACATTTTAATCTTTCAGCATATTTACTTCAAATTAATGGTCTTTTGGTTGCCAAACGAATTAATGAAGACCAATATATTGGTAGAAATGCAGGAAAAACTTCGCACAAAGGTTTAGAGCTAAGTTCAGATTATACTTTAAAACTAAATCAAAATTGGTTGTTTCAAACTTTTGCCAATGGAACACTTAATTTTCACGAGTTTGTAGATTTTGTAGATGAAGAAAAAGATTTTTCTGGAAATCAGCTTACAGGAGTTCCTGAAAAACAACTCTATGCAGGTTTTTCTCTCAAACAGAATAAAAGTTTCGCTTTTCATTTCATTTATCAACATGTTGGAAAAATGCCTATGAATGATGCAAATTTATTGTATTCAGAAGCCTATAATCTATTAAATTTGAAAGTAGATTATCAAATCAGCTTGCTCAACACAATTTTTATAAAGGCAAGTGTAGGAGTTGATAATCTATTAAATAAAAAGTATGCTTCTTCTATCTTGATTAATGCAACAGGTTTTGGAAACAACGAACCACGTTTTTATTACTCAGGTTTGCCTAGAAATTACTTTGGTAATTTGAGGTTTGAATACAGATTTTGA
- a CDS encoding sorbosone dehydrogenase family protein — MKKLNLYFSLFFVAFFLLTACKSTPQNKTEASEVEVVTDFELINDALEAENVKSKNQKALENDKAKAKGNYTPSTVETAVGNLEIPAPYATESVAKRYGLSKWEDKTPKAPAGFTVTKFADNLDNPRWTYIATNGDYFVSEANTVKSANRITLLRDTDNDGKIDMREVFIENLNQPFGMLIIGDNFYVTTTDGLWKYPYKEGQTSLKDVKGTKIVELPAGGYNHHWTRNIITNKAQDKIYISVGSASNVGEYGMKEEIRRANILEVDLDGKNEIIYANGLRNPVGMDWNPVSGELWTAVNERDMLGDNLVPDYVTSVKKGAFYGWPYSYYGQIEDPRMSGLETELVAKSVMPDVPVGSHTASLGLGFYDNTKFPQKYHNGAFVGQHGSWNRSEMAGYKVVFIPFENGKPSGQAEDFLTGFIDDREKATVFGRPVATTVTPNGDLLVNDDTGGVIWKVSYSE, encoded by the coding sequence ATGAAAAAACTTAATTTATATTTTTCCCTCTTTTTTGTAGCTTTTTTCCTACTAACAGCTTGCAAATCTACTCCTCAAAATAAAACAGAAGCATCAGAAGTTGAAGTAGTAACTGACTTCGAACTCATCAATGATGCTCTTGAAGCTGAAAACGTAAAATCTAAAAATCAAAAAGCTCTAGAAAATGATAAAGCCAAAGCTAAAGGAAATTACACTCCTTCGACAGTAGAAACAGCTGTTGGTAATTTGGAAATTCCTGCACCTTATGCCACCGAATCAGTTGCCAAACGATATGGACTTAGCAAGTGGGAAGACAAAACACCAAAAGCTCCTGCTGGTTTTACAGTTACAAAATTTGCTGATAATTTGGATAATCCTCGTTGGACGTATATTGCTACAAATGGAGATTATTTTGTATCAGAAGCAAACACAGTAAAGAGTGCCAATCGAATTACTCTTTTGAGAGATACAGATAATGATGGGAAAATTGATATGCGTGAAGTTTTCATAGAAAATCTAAATCAACCTTTCGGAATGCTCATTATTGGAGATAATTTTTATGTAACAACTACAGACGGACTTTGGAAATATCCATACAAAGAAGGACAAACTTCTCTAAAAGATGTGAAAGGAACAAAAATAGTAGAACTTCCTGCTGGTGGTTACAATCATCATTGGACAAGAAATATTATTACTAATAAAGCACAAGACAAAATTTATATTTCGGTCGGTTCGGCTTCTAATGTTGGAGAGTATGGAATGAAGGAAGAGATTCGAAGAGCGAATATTTTGGAGGTAGATTTGGATGGAAAAAATGAAATTATCTATGCTAATGGCTTACGTAATCCTGTTGGAATGGACTGGAATCCTGTAAGTGGAGAGCTTTGGACAGCCGTTAATGAGCGTGATATGCTTGGCGATAATTTAGTTCCTGATTATGTTACAAGTGTAAAAAAAGGAGCTTTTTATGGTTGGCCTTATTCGTATTATGGACAAATAGAAGACCCTCGCATGTCTGGACTAGAAACAGAATTAGTTGCAAAATCAGTTATGCCTGATGTTCCTGTGGGTTCACATACGGCTTCTTTGGGTTTGGGTTTTTATGATAATACTAAGTTTCCTCAAAAATATCACAACGGAGCTTTTGTAGGGCAACATGGTTCTTGGAATCGTTCGGAAATGGCAGGTTATAAAGTTGTTTTTATTCCTTTCGAAAATGGAAAACCGAGTGGACAAGCTGAAGATTTCTTGACAGGATTTATTGATGACAGAGAAAAAGCAACCGTTTTTGGTCGCCCTGTTGCAACTACTGTAACGCCAAATGGAGATTTGTTGGTTAATGATGATACAGGTGGAGTTATTTGGAAAGTTTCTTATTCAGAATAG